The following are encoded together in the Mesoterricola sediminis genome:
- a CDS encoding HAD family hydrolase, producing MPICFDLDGTLGHFGGGYVLLRQALGRLWGGVPTEPELRACTGSTDWEIIGQLHANRFGAPMDEAAYAHYEAACLGAFEAAFTPAQPAPVAFPGLLAAVTALADAGHPIWVVSGNAPRVLAFKAERLGIDPRARRLGSLPTLDRAGLLRQAMRGCPGPHLYLGDRPHDRQAADAAGLPFIGVGDAVPGDHPRLTPEAEAAEVVAAVLRVMARSAGSPG from the coding sequence ATGCCCATCTGCTTCGACCTCGACGGAACCCTCGGCCACTTCGGTGGGGGCTACGTCCTCCTCCGCCAGGCCCTCGGCCGCTTGTGGGGCGGCGTCCCCACGGAGCCGGAGCTGCGGGCCTGCACCGGGTCCACGGACTGGGAGATCATCGGCCAGTTGCACGCCAACCGGTTCGGGGCCCCCATGGATGAGGCGGCCTACGCCCACTACGAGGCCGCTTGTCTGGGCGCCTTCGAGGCCGCCTTCACCCCCGCCCAGCCCGCCCCCGTGGCCTTCCCCGGACTCCTGGCGGCGGTGACGGCCCTGGCGGACGCCGGCCACCCGATCTGGGTGGTCTCCGGCAATGCGCCCCGAGTCCTCGCCTTCAAGGCCGAACGGCTGGGCATCGACCCGCGCGCCCGCCGTCTGGGCAGCCTCCCCACCCTGGACCGCGCCGGCCTGCTGCGCCAGGCCATGCGGGGCTGCCCGGGACCCCACCTCTACCTGGGGGACCGGCCCCACGATCGCCAGGCCGCGGACGCCGCCGGCCTCCCCTTCATCGGCGTGGGGGACGCCGTGCCGGGGGACCACCCCCGCCTGACGCCCGAAGCCGAGGCCGC
- the purF gene encoding amidophosphoribosyltransferase, which translates to MAFRDECGVFGIWPMPEASRQAYLGLYALQHRGQEAAGICSRDNGRLHLHKAQGYVADVFSEATLDRLPGDAAIGHTRYSTTGGNVASAAHPFVVEGRFGQIALCHNGNLTNTEILRHRLIEAGQVFSSPSDSEVILALINRAQAPSLEDAVVEALRQVEGAFSVLILTEDALMAARDPHGFRPLAMGRLGEATTFSSETCAFDLLGADYVREVEPGELVVVDRQGTRSRFPLARVQARPCVFEHVYFARPDSLVYGLSVMATRRDMGRLLARRHPVAADLVVPVPDSGVSAALGYSEESGIPFDFGLIRNHYVGRTFIEPRQSIRSFGVKVKLNPVRELLRGKRVVLVDDSVVRGTTSRKIVSMVRAAGAAEVHMRISSPPTTHPCFYGIDTPDREHLLAARMDVEGIRTFIGADSVGYLTLDDLQASVKDAGGESFCYACFTGEYPVTPRSKGTCG; encoded by the coding sequence ATGGCATTTCGCGACGAATGTGGCGTGTTCGGGATCTGGCCGATGCCGGAAGCCTCCCGCCAGGCCTACCTCGGCCTGTACGCCCTCCAGCACCGGGGCCAGGAAGCCGCCGGGATCTGCAGCCGGGACAACGGCCGCCTCCACCTCCACAAGGCCCAGGGCTACGTGGCCGACGTCTTCTCCGAGGCGACCCTGGACCGCCTTCCCGGCGACGCCGCCATCGGGCACACCCGCTACTCCACCACGGGCGGCAACGTGGCCTCCGCGGCCCACCCCTTCGTCGTGGAGGGCCGCTTCGGACAGATCGCCCTCTGCCACAACGGCAACCTCACCAACACCGAGATCCTCCGGCACCGGCTCATCGAGGCCGGGCAGGTCTTCAGCAGCCCCTCCGATTCAGAGGTGATCCTCGCCCTCATCAACCGCGCCCAGGCCCCCAGCCTCGAGGACGCGGTGGTGGAGGCCCTGCGCCAGGTGGAGGGGGCCTTCTCGGTCCTGATCCTCACCGAGGACGCCCTCATGGCCGCGCGGGACCCCCACGGCTTCCGGCCCCTGGCCATGGGCCGGCTCGGGGAGGCCACCACGTTCTCCAGCGAGACCTGCGCCTTCGACCTGCTCGGCGCGGACTACGTCCGCGAAGTGGAGCCCGGCGAACTCGTGGTGGTGGACCGCCAGGGCACCCGCAGCCGCTTCCCCCTGGCGCGGGTCCAGGCCCGGCCCTGCGTCTTCGAGCACGTCTACTTCGCCCGGCCCGACTCGCTCGTCTACGGCCTTTCGGTCATGGCCACCCGCCGCGACATGGGGCGGCTCCTGGCGCGGCGCCACCCGGTGGCCGCCGACCTCGTGGTGCCCGTGCCCGACTCCGGGGTGTCCGCGGCGCTGGGCTATTCCGAGGAGTCCGGGATCCCCTTCGACTTCGGCCTCATCCGCAACCACTACGTGGGCCGCACCTTCATCGAGCCCCGGCAGAGCATCCGCAGCTTCGGCGTGAAGGTGAAGCTCAACCCCGTGCGCGAGCTCCTGCGCGGCAAGCGGGTGGTGCTCGTGGACGACAGCGTCGTGCGCGGCACGACGAGCCGGAAGATCGTCTCCATGGTGCGGGCCGCGGGCGCGGCGGAAGTGCACATGCGCATCTCCAGCCCCCCGACCACCCACCCCTGCTTCTACGGCATCGACACCCCGGACCGGGAGCACCTCCTGGCGGCCCGCATGGACGTGGAGGGCATCCGGACCTTCATCGGCGCCGATTCCGTGGGCTACCTGACCCTGGACGACCTGCAGGCCTCGGTGAAGGACGCCGGCGGCGAATCCTTCTGCTATGCCTGCTTCACGGGCGAGTACCCCGTGACGCCCCGGAGCAAGGGCACCTGCGGATGA